In the Flavisolibacter tropicus genome, one interval contains:
- a CDS encoding sulfurtransferase has translation MNAKPLFPTPIISIKQFQTLAAENYILIDARSGPQAISQYQAGHLPHAQFVDLDQDLAEKPEDAAKGGRHPLPSISSFAALLGCLGITPSSTVVVYDDKSGANAAARFWWMLRATGHSNVYVLDGGLQAAVAAGIALTTEVTHPKATMPYPVTDWQLPTASIETVEAVSKNPDYVVIDVRDAYRYRGESEPIDLVAGHIPGAINIPFSQNLNAQNDFRTGDELAQTYKPVVGDRSMDHIIVHCGSGVTACHTLLALEQAGMPGAQLYVGSWGEWSRTDRPINTGDKP, from the coding sequence ATGAACGCCAAACCTCTTTTTCCTACACCGATCATTTCTATCAAACAGTTTCAAACACTGGCTGCAGAAAATTATATACTCATTGATGCACGATCTGGCCCACAAGCTATTTCCCAATACCAGGCCGGTCACTTACCACATGCTCAATTTGTAGATTTGGATCAAGATCTTGCAGAAAAGCCTGAAGACGCTGCTAAAGGAGGTCGGCATCCATTACCGAGTATCAGTTCCTTCGCGGCACTCTTAGGATGCCTGGGCATTACACCTTCTAGTACCGTGGTGGTATATGATGATAAAAGTGGCGCTAATGCAGCCGCTCGCTTTTGGTGGATGCTGCGGGCCACAGGCCACTCAAATGTCTATGTGCTGGACGGTGGCTTGCAGGCGGCAGTGGCAGCTGGCATTGCCCTTACCACAGAAGTAACGCATCCTAAAGCCACCATGCCCTACCCGGTTACCGACTGGCAACTACCTACAGCTTCCATTGAAACCGTTGAAGCCGTAAGCAAGAACCCTGATTATGTAGTAATCGATGTGCGCGATGCTTATCGCTATAGAGGAGAAAGCGAACCTATTGATTTAGTAGCCGGTCATATTCCCGGAGCTATCAATATTCCCTTTAGTCAAAACCTGAACGCACAAAATGATTTCAGAACTGGAGATGAATTAGCCCAAACCTATAAACCAGTTGTAGGTGACCGCTCCATGGATCACATCATAGTGCACTGCGGGTCTGGCGTTACAGCCTGCCATACACTGCTAGCATTGGAGCAGGCGGGTATGCCCGGTGCTCAATTATATGTAGGATCGTGGGGAGAATGGTCCAGAACAGACCGCCCCATTAATACTGGCGATAAACCCTAA
- a CDS encoding DUF6702 family protein, which produces MALLSFKWLFISLFSLFSLQSQEHSIVDKGTESFHPFYVSVTEINHNAKEKTLEVSCKIFADDLEAVLKQNYKTKVDLVSPQQHEQINKFIGDYITKHLSFIADGKPVKLTYVGFEKESESVYCYFEVDNLPTLKKLDVNNSILQDFNDTQINIMHVIVNGNRKSYKLDYPNKQASFAF; this is translated from the coding sequence ATGGCGCTTCTATCATTTAAATGGTTATTCATTTCCTTGTTTTCCTTGTTCTCTCTTCAATCGCAGGAGCATAGCATAGTTGATAAAGGTACAGAGAGTTTTCACCCCTTTTATGTAAGTGTGACTGAGATCAATCATAATGCTAAGGAGAAAACCCTAGAAGTTAGCTGTAAGATCTTTGCGGATGATTTGGAGGCGGTGTTAAAACAGAATTATAAGACAAAGGTTGACCTGGTTAGCCCGCAACAACATGAGCAGATTAATAAGTTTATAGGCGATTATATTACCAAGCATTTGTCCTTTATAGCTGATGGTAAACCAGTTAAGCTTACTTATGTAGGTTTTGAAAAGGAAAGTGAATCGGTGTATTGCTATTTTGAAGTGGATAACCTTCCTACACTTAAAAAACTAGATGTTAATAATAGCATTTTGCAAGACTTTAACGATACCCAGATCAATATCATGCACGTTATTGTAAACGGTAACCGTAAAAGCTACAAACTAGATTATCCAAATAAGCAGGCCAGTTTTGCTTTCTAA